Proteins from a single region of Pseudomonas quebecensis:
- a CDS encoding putative bifunctional diguanylate cyclase/phosphodiesterase, whose product MTWRHTFQTRIAGVWALLLLVVVVATYLAVQAATTRAVENQARAQLKTGSQVFERLLDLRGRRLQYDLDWLTADGPFVRAVADGDSASILAALQRHGSGIRSSEVLVLGLDGTVRVSTLPGFTRGQAFPYADALRRARRSGLQILIVTMDRRPYLLVQDEVVDDVPIARAVMGVPMDTLFANELRSMSNLEVSFLSVRDGEAGQLFSTQPDAYQAAVLNLLRGANPDTEAHIHRFYGERVLSQVRSLGNTGEGDDVRVLLQSPLDHAVEAFAPLDRQFLGIALAVLVVSLAGALFLARRVSRPLTALVEAAGRIGAGDYRTPVRVRGHDEFGLLARAFNAMQSAIAMRERQLAHNALHDPLTGLPNRALAMERLGSAISARRPVVLLYLGIENYRAINEGFGPQGVEEMLREASRCLSMSLLASDTAARVSGSEFLLLLENTQVDRAVARADRLYALLTEPQRIGRDELRHQVSIGIAAYPTDGQQVEELISRAAIARQDAATLPGHLQIYQQDRDLAHQRQITLIRDLRRAAAEGALHLCYQPKLDLKHGQVRQAEALLRWQHPRLGLVSPAEFIPLAERTGSMSSLTLWVIEEAIRQIADWARRGLLIQLSVNISVDDLADDDLAIRVTTLLAQHGVEARQMLFEITESAIMHDPRQALSVLEQLRGCGISLSVDDFGTGYSSLAQLQRLPVQELKIDQSFVRNLDSDGGDGVIVRSTIEMSHNLGLKVVAEGVEFEPSLRLLKQWNCDTAQGYLISRPLNAMAFEMWMRRERTAV is encoded by the coding sequence ATGACGTGGCGCCATACGTTCCAGACCCGCATCGCCGGCGTGTGGGCGTTGCTGCTGCTGGTGGTGGTCGTGGCTACCTACTTGGCGGTCCAGGCCGCCACTACTCGCGCCGTGGAAAACCAGGCGCGAGCCCAACTGAAAACCGGCAGCCAGGTGTTCGAACGCCTGCTGGATCTGCGAGGCCGGCGCCTGCAATACGACCTTGACTGGCTCACCGCCGATGGCCCCTTCGTCCGTGCAGTGGCCGACGGCGACAGCGCGTCGATCCTGGCGGCGCTGCAGCGCCACGGCAGCGGCATTCGTTCCAGCGAAGTGCTGGTGCTGGGCCTGGACGGCACGGTAAGGGTCAGCACCTTGCCTGGGTTCACCCGCGGCCAGGCCTTCCCCTATGCCGACGCACTGCGTCGCGCACGGCGCAGCGGCCTGCAAATATTGATTGTGACCATGGATCGGCGCCCCTACCTGCTGGTGCAGGACGAGGTGGTCGACGACGTGCCCATCGCTCGTGCGGTCATGGGCGTTCCCATGGACACGTTGTTCGCCAATGAGCTGCGCTCCATGAGCAACCTGGAGGTGTCGTTCCTCAGCGTGCGGGACGGGGAGGCCGGTCAATTGTTCAGCACCCAGCCCGACGCCTATCAGGCCGCAGTGCTCAACCTGTTGCGTGGCGCTAACCCGGACACCGAGGCGCATATCCATCGCTTCTACGGCGAGCGTGTGCTCAGCCAGGTGCGGTCGCTGGGCAACACGGGCGAGGGCGATGACGTGCGGGTGCTGCTGCAAAGCCCGCTGGACCATGCCGTGGAAGCCTTCGCGCCGCTGGATCGGCAATTCCTCGGGATTGCCCTGGCGGTGCTGGTGGTGTCACTGGCCGGCGCATTGTTCCTGGCGCGGCGCGTGTCGCGGCCGCTCACTGCCCTGGTGGAAGCTGCCGGGCGGATCGGTGCCGGTGACTACCGCACGCCGGTGCGGGTGCGGGGCCACGATGAGTTCGGCCTGCTGGCGCGGGCGTTCAACGCCATGCAAAGCGCGATTGCCATGCGTGAACGGCAGCTGGCCCATAACGCTCTGCACGACCCCCTCACCGGCCTGCCCAATCGTGCCCTGGCCATGGAACGCCTGGGCAGTGCGATCAGTGCGCGGCGGCCGGTGGTGCTGCTGTACCTGGGCATCGAAAACTACCGCGCAATCAACGAAGGCTTCGGCCCCCAGGGCGTCGAAGAGATGTTGCGCGAAGCCAGCCGCTGCCTGTCCATGAGCCTGTTGGCCAGCGACACGGCGGCACGTGTGTCCGGCAGCGAATTTCTACTGTTGCTGGAAAATACCCAGGTCGACCGTGCCGTGGCCCGCGCCGACCGTCTCTATGCGCTGCTCACCGAACCCCAGCGCATCGGCCGCGACGAACTGCGCCATCAAGTGAGCATCGGCATCGCGGCGTACCCCACCGATGGTCAGCAGGTGGAAGAGCTGATCAGCCGCGCCGCCATCGCCCGTCAAGACGCGGCGACCCTGCCGGGCCACCTGCAGATCTATCAGCAGGACCGCGACCTGGCCCACCAACGTCAGATCACCCTGATCCGCGACTTGCGCCGCGCCGCCGCCGAAGGCGCGCTGCACCTGTGCTACCAGCCCAAGCTCGACCTCAAGCATGGCCAGGTCCGTCAGGCCGAGGCGCTGCTGCGTTGGCAGCATCCCAGGCTGGGGTTGGTCTCGCCCGCCGAGTTCATCCCCCTGGCCGAGCGCACCGGCAGTATGTCCAGCCTCACCTTGTGGGTGATCGAGGAAGCCATCCGCCAGATCGCCGACTGGGCACGGCGAGGCCTGCTGATTCAACTGTCGGTGAACATCTCGGTGGACGACCTGGCCGACGACGACCTGGCGATCCGTGTGACCACGTTGCTCGCGCAGCATGGTGTGGAGGCCCGCCAGATGCTGTTCGAAATCACCGAGAGCGCGATCATGCACGACCCGCGGCAGGCCCTGAGCGTACTCGAGCAATTGCGTGGCTGCGGCATCAGCCTGTCGGTGGATGATTTCGGCACCGGCTATTCTTCTCTGGCCCAGTTGCAGCGCCTGCCGGTGCAGGAGTTGAAGATCGACCAGTCGTTCGTGCGCAACCTCGACAGCGATGGCGGCGATGGGGTGATCGTGCGCTCGACCATCGAGATGAGCCATAACCTGGGACTCAAGGTGGTCGCCGAAGGCGTGGAGTTCGAACCCAGCCTGAGGCTGCTCAAGCAATGGAACTGCGATACCGCCCAGGGTTACCTGATCAGCCGGCCACTCAACGCGATGGCCTTTGAAATGTGGATGCGGCGCGAACGCACGGCGGTCTAG
- a CDS encoding ABC transporter substrate-binding protein, translating into MITLRVLGTSVTLLETLRVRAEQELGIRLVYQVHDVEQAQRIAVMQPDSYDLYDQWFHNVDFVWPARAIQPIDTRRIALWHEINDLPKRGRLSPGDRLGSGSVPSERLFVQHDGSLGSTVTERISMLPLTHNADSFAYRPERLPDGFCHGNESWGWLLDPAWRARTALQSDAAIGALDAALAVQGAGLASFKDIGNMSIEDIDVLADILVRKQKEGHFAAFWSDDKEAAQLMLSPNIDIQSLWSPTLMRLHRAGVKYRLAVPREGYRAWFGGLSLSRHAQGPVLDAAYAYLNWWLSGWPGAVMARQGYYIGNPARSRDHLSAAEWDYWYAGKPAREELPGSDGLPLIDRGEMRDGGSYEQRMGHIAVWNSVMDEHNYLVRRWGDFMRARGPA; encoded by the coding sequence ATGATTACGCTGCGCGTCCTCGGCACCTCCGTGACCTTGCTCGAAACCTTGCGCGTGCGGGCCGAGCAGGAACTTGGCATCCGCCTGGTCTACCAGGTGCACGATGTCGAGCAGGCCCAGCGCATTGCGGTGATGCAACCCGACAGCTACGACCTTTATGACCAATGGTTCCATAACGTCGATTTCGTCTGGCCGGCGCGGGCGATCCAGCCCATCGACACGCGACGCATCGCGCTGTGGCACGAGATCAACGACCTGCCCAAGCGCGGGCGCCTCAGCCCCGGTGATCGCCTGGGCAGCGGCAGCGTGCCCAGCGAGCGCCTGTTCGTGCAGCACGACGGCAGCCTCGGCAGCACCGTGACCGAACGCATCAGCATGCTGCCCCTGACCCACAATGCCGACAGTTTTGCCTACCGCCCGGAGCGTCTGCCCGACGGCTTTTGCCACGGCAATGAAAGCTGGGGCTGGCTGCTGGACCCGGCATGGCGCGCGCGTACCGCGCTGCAAAGCGACGCCGCCATCGGCGCGCTGGATGCCGCGTTGGCGGTGCAGGGCGCCGGGCTCGCCAGCTTCAAGGACATTGGCAACATGAGCATCGAAGACATCGACGTGCTCGCCGATATCCTGGTGCGCAAGCAGAAGGAAGGGCACTTCGCAGCGTTCTGGTCGGACGACAAAGAAGCCGCGCAACTGATGCTCAGCCCGAATATTGATATCCAGAGCCTGTGGTCGCCGACCCTGATGCGCCTGCATCGTGCCGGCGTTAAATACCGCCTGGCGGTGCCGCGTGAAGGCTATCGCGCCTGGTTCGGTGGTTTGTCGCTGTCACGCCATGCCCAGGGGCCGGTGCTGGACGCCGCCTATGCCTACCTCAACTGGTGGCTGTCGGGCTGGCCCGGTGCGGTGATGGCGCGCCAGGGCTATTACATCGGCAACCCGGCCCGTAGTCGCGACCACCTGAGCGCCGCCGAGTGGGATTACTGGTACGCCGGCAAACCCGCACGCGAAGAACTGCCGGGCAGCGACGGCCTGCCGCTGATCGACCGGGGCGAGATGCGCGACGGCGGTTCCTACGAACAGCGCATGGGCCATATCGCGGTGTGGAACTCGGTAATGGACGAGCACAATTACCTGGTGCGCCGCTGGGGTGATTTCATGCGCGCGCGAGGGCCGGCCTGA
- a CDS encoding CobW family GTP-binding protein, with protein sequence MSIALNVITGFLGSGKTTLLTRLLQGESLGETALLINEFGDVGIDHLLVEEVAPDTVLLPGGCICCSIRGELKDALLALLQRRERGEIPAFKRVILETTGLADPAPILATLNNDAQLRGRFHIGLVITLVDASHAALQERLHPEWLAQVAAADRLLLSKTDLAGDCTWLRAHLRALNAGTPILDTHAILSGDQLLLGEGVRSAEPALEVQRWQLHRSTTATHGAAQVCCLTFEQPLDWVGFGVWLSMLLRCHGDRILRVKGLLNVNASTAPIVIHGVQHCLHAPVHLPAWPGSDRQSRLVFILRGLDAARLRRSFEVFSRRFAR encoded by the coding sequence ATGAGCATTGCCTTGAATGTCATCACCGGCTTCCTCGGCAGCGGCAAGACCACCTTGCTCACGCGCCTGTTGCAAGGTGAAAGCCTGGGCGAAACGGCGTTGTTGATCAACGAATTCGGCGATGTGGGCATTGACCATCTGTTGGTCGAAGAGGTCGCGCCGGACACCGTGCTGCTGCCCGGCGGCTGTATCTGCTGTTCGATTCGCGGCGAGTTGAAAGACGCGCTGCTGGCCCTGTTGCAGCGCCGCGAGCGCGGTGAGATCCCGGCGTTCAAGCGCGTGATCCTGGAAACCACCGGCCTGGCCGACCCGGCGCCGATCCTGGCCACACTGAACAATGACGCGCAACTGCGCGGGCGTTTCCATATAGGCCTGGTCATCACGTTAGTGGACGCCAGCCACGCCGCCTTGCAGGAGCGTCTGCACCCTGAGTGGCTGGCTCAGGTAGCGGCGGCCGACCGCCTGCTGCTGAGCAAGACCGACCTGGCCGGCGACTGCACGTGGTTGCGCGCGCATTTGCGGGCGTTGAACGCCGGTACACCGATCCTCGATACCCACGCCATCCTCAGCGGCGACCAATTGCTGCTGGGCGAAGGTGTGCGCAGCGCCGAGCCCGCGCTGGAGGTGCAGCGCTGGCAATTGCACCGATCCACCACCGCGACCCACGGCGCCGCGCAGGTGTGCTGCCTGACCTTCGAACAGCCGCTGGACTGGGTGGGCTTCGGGGTGTGGTTGTCGATGCTGCTAAGATGCCACGGCGACCGAATCCTCCGGGTCAAAGGACTGCTCAACGTGAACGCCAGTACCGCCCCCATCGTCATTCATGGCGTGCAGCATTGCCTGCATGCGCCGGTGCACTTGCCTGCATGGCCGGGCAGCGACCGCCAATCACGCTTGGTATTTATCCTGCGCGGCCTGGATGCCGCGCGGTTGCGCCGATCGTTCGAGGTGTTTTCGCGGCGGTTCGCCCGATGA
- a CDS encoding SDR family NAD(P)-dependent oxidoreductase has protein sequence MPQLTDRRAVITGAGSGIGAAIARAYAVEGARLLLAERNAASLAETAITCRNLGAEVVECVADVGTVEGAQAGVDRCVEHFGGIDILVNNAGMLTQARCVDLSIERWNDMLRVDLTSVFVASQRALPHMLAQRWGRIINVASQLGIKGGAELSHYAAAKAGVIGFTKSLALEVAKDNVLVNAIAPGPIETPLVGGISAAWKRAKAAELPLGRFGLADEVAPTAVLLASEPGGNLFVGQTLGPNAGDVMP, from the coding sequence ATGCCTCAACTCACTGATCGTCGCGCTGTGATCACCGGTGCCGGCAGCGGCATTGGTGCCGCCATCGCCCGCGCTTATGCGGTTGAAGGTGCGCGCCTGTTGTTGGCCGAGCGCAATGCCGCCAGCCTCGCCGAAACCGCCATCACCTGCCGCAACCTGGGGGCCGAGGTGGTCGAGTGCGTGGCCGATGTCGGTACGGTCGAAGGCGCTCAGGCCGGGGTCGACCGGTGTGTCGAGCACTTCGGCGGCATCGATATTCTAGTCAACAACGCCGGCATGCTGACCCAGGCGCGTTGCGTCGATCTGTCCATCGAAAGGTGGAACGACATGCTGCGCGTCGACCTCACCAGCGTATTCGTCGCCAGTCAGCGCGCCTTACCGCACATGCTGGCGCAGCGCTGGGGGCGGATTATCAACGTGGCCTCGCAATTGGGCATCAAGGGCGGCGCCGAGCTGAGCCACTACGCCGCCGCCAAGGCCGGGGTGATTGGCTTTACCAAGTCCCTGGCTCTGGAAGTCGCCAAGGACAACGTGCTGGTCAACGCCATCGCCCCCGGCCCGATCGAAACGCCGTTGGTAGGCGGGATCAGCGCGGCCTGGAAACGCGCCAAGGCTGCCGAGTTACCTCTGGGCCGCTTCGGCCTGGCCGATGAAGTGGCGCCCACCGCCGTGCTGCTGGCCAGCGAGCCGGGCGGCAATCTGTTCGTCGGCCAGACGCTGGGCCCGAATGCCGGCGATGTCATGCCATGA
- a CDS encoding SDR family NAD(P)-dependent oxidoreductase encodes MNRKVALITGAASGIGQALAVAYARSGVTVVGGYFPADPHDPHTTVSLVQQAGGVCLMLPLDVGDTASVDALAAQAMQHFGRLDYAVANAGLLRRAPLLEMTDALWDEMLNVDLTGVMRTFRAASRHMREGGALVAISSIAGGVYGWQDHSHYAAAKAGVPGLCRSLAVELAPLGIRCNAVIPGLIETPQSLDAKNSLGPEGLAKAARAIPLGRVGRADEVASLVQFLTSDASSYLTGQSIVIDGGLTVRWPD; translated from the coding sequence ATGAATCGTAAAGTTGCCTTGATCACCGGTGCCGCCAGCGGCATCGGCCAAGCCCTCGCCGTGGCCTATGCGCGCAGCGGCGTGACGGTGGTGGGCGGGTATTTCCCGGCCGATCCCCATGACCCGCACACCACCGTGAGCCTGGTGCAACAGGCCGGCGGCGTGTGCCTGATGCTGCCGCTGGACGTGGGCGACACCGCCTCGGTGGACGCCTTGGCCGCACAGGCCATGCAGCATTTCGGTCGGCTCGACTATGCGGTGGCCAACGCCGGCCTGCTGCGTCGTGCACCGTTGCTGGAGATGACCGATGCGCTGTGGGACGAGATGCTCAATGTCGACCTGACCGGCGTCATGCGCACGTTCCGCGCCGCCAGCCGGCATATGCGCGAGGGCGGCGCCTTGGTGGCAATCTCGTCGATTGCCGGCGGCGTGTACGGCTGGCAGGACCACAGTCACTACGCCGCCGCCAAGGCTGGTGTGCCGGGGTTGTGCCGCTCCCTGGCGGTGGAACTGGCGCCACTGGGCATTCGGTGCAACGCAGTGATCCCGGGGTTGATCGAGACGCCGCAGTCCCTGGACGCAAAAAACTCCCTCGGCCCTGAAGGCCTGGCCAAAGCCGCCCGCGCTATTCCGCTGGGCCGGGTAGGGCGCGCCGATGAAGTGGCGTCGCTGGTGCAGTTCTTGACCAGTGATGCGTCCAGCTACCTGACCGGCCAGAGCATCGTCATCGACGGCGGCCTGACCGTACGCTGGCCTGACTGA